In the Flagellimonas sp. HMM57 genome, one interval contains:
- the ccoS gene encoding cbb3-type cytochrome oxidase assembly protein CcoS, whose product MSVIYVLLAISISVAIVFFAAFVLSVKSGQYDDAYTPSVRMLFEDELLPNSKDSTNEKEIKLTKSTNQ is encoded by the coding sequence ATGAGTGTTATATATGTGTTATTGGCTATAAGCATTTCTGTAGCTATAGTTTTTTTTGCCGCCTTTGTCCTTTCGGTAAAGAGTGGTCAGTATGATGATGCATATACTCCATCCGTACGTATGCTCTTTGAGGATGAACTCCTACCTAATTCAAAAGACAGCACTAACGAAAAAGAAATTAAACTAACTAAAAGTACAAACCAATAA